GGAAATACTGGAGATATGAAACGAGTTGACATCATCTACAAAGACAAAAGATATGTTGTTTGGGATCCTCTTCAAACTCCTGGTTTTTTCCCTTCTGAAACAACAGACAGTTTATCCATAGATGTAGTGGGGGAATTTAATCATGTTGATCTCAAAAGAATGGGATATTCATTTGGAATAAATCCAATACAAAAACCAAGTTTAAAGGTTATCATTTCATCAAATAATCCGGGAGTTCCAATGATATTTGGAGGATTTTTCGATACAACAAAAAAACAGGATTTCACCGCAGACAATGTTGGAGTAACTCCATTGATTTTGCAGTCATCTCAATCAAAACACTATTCTTTTAATATTACATTTGAATCAACACCAAAAGAAAAGACCACAGCAGCAATTTTTTCGATTTTGTATTTGTTACTGGCCCCGTAGGAGCCATTAGTGGATCGCCGAATAGGCCTCACTTAAAGAAGCCCGAGGGTCTGGAATTTTACCTTTTACCACAACCCAGCGGCCTCGGGATATTCCCCCAGTTGAAAGAGGAGCCGGCCCAGGTTGAACCGGGCTACCGGGTGGGAGGGTTCTTTTTCTAAGAGGGTTTCGTAGGCTTCTTTGGCCTCATCAAACATATCGTACTGTTGATAGAGTTGGGCCAATCCGAAACGCGGGGCAACGGCCTGGGGATTGATTTCTATGGCCTTTTGGTAGACCCTGACGGCCTGGTGATAATCCCCTTCCCTTTCCAGGATATGAGCCGTCCGGATCAAAGCCTCGATGTTTCCCGGGTCAATTTCCAGGACCAGTCTGTACATCTGCTTGGCAGTGCCGAATCTTCCCATCTGTTCATAGACTTGTCCCAGGGAGTGGCAGGTTTCCTCGTGGTCCGGCCTTAGTCTGGCCGCTTCCAGGAAGCAACTCAAGGCCTCCTGATGATTCCCTTGCTGCAGAAAATCCGATCCCGAGTTAAAGAGGGTCTTATAGTCTCCCCGATTGCTGCGCCGGCCTTTCAGAGAATTCGTCCTTTTGAGAGCCAGTTGATTCATCAGGCGACCATTTCCCTTTCCGGCGGCTCCAGCCTTTTAAAGATGATGGAACGCAGTTCACTCCAGGTGGAAATTGGATCGGAGGGAGAGGAAGAAGTCGACTGGGAAAATTTTTTAATAGCCAGGAAGGCGGCCTGGCCGGCCATCTTCAACCGATCTTCCCGGGAGGCGGAAAGGGCCTGCTCGAATAACTGAGGAGGGAGATGGAGCCGTATCTTGAAGTTTCCGACCTGAATTTCCTCAAAAATTCTTTCAGGTGCCGGTGGGCTGCTTTCAGCGACTTCCGGCAAATAGAGTTGGCCGGAAGATTCGTCAGGAATTTCAGTTGATTTCAGGTCTTCGGGGATTGATCCGGCCGATTCATCCTCCGGATTAGACTTCAGGCCCTGACCCGATTCAGGACAAACGATTTCCTCGATCTTTTCCAGCCCGACCGGAAGAGAGATGTTTTCTCTTTCGTCAATCTTCAACCCATCTTCATTTTTCTTTTTAGACTTTCCCCGGGGGGCCGCCGTGAGGGTTATTTTTTCAAATTGCCGGCCAACCTGGTAAACCACCTGACCGTCGATCTGTTCCAGCCCGTGGGTCTCCCCGGCTTTTAAACTGAGTTTGGCGATCTTGTTGATCAAGCGAGGTACTCCCTGGTCCGAATATTTCCAGAACAGGGGATAGGTGTCTTCGGTAAAAATCGATCCGGTCGCCCCGGCCAACCTCAGACGGGTTTCCACATAAGTTCGGAGCTGCTCTATGGAGGCGATCTTCTCGATTCGGCTGTAGGTCCCGATCCGTTGAAAGAGATTGGCCCGCTTGGGATCCTCCAAACGCCGGGCCAGTTCGATCTGCCCGGCCAGGACCAGGGTAAAAAGATTCCGTCGATCATCCTGCATATTGGTCAGGAGTCTCAAGCTTTCCAGATTGGCCGGGGTAATGGCGTTGGCTTCATCGATCAGGAGGACGATCTTTTTCCCGGCATCGGCGGTTTGAAAAAGGAGTTTATTAAAAAGCTCCAGCAGGCCCGCTTTTTTCTTTTCATTACACGGACTCTCCGTCAATTGGCCGATGATCTCATTTAATAGTTGGATAAAAGAAATGCTCGGATTGGTGATCAAGGCCATCTGATACTTTTCCGGTGACAGGTTGTCGATGATAATGCGCAGGGACAGGGTCTTTCCCAGACCGACATCCCCGATAATTACCGCCAGGCATTCGTTCCCCTCCTCGATGGCAAATAAAGTCTCAGCAATGGCATTTTCCATAGAGGTATGGCACTCGGCATACATGGAGGGATCGGGGACATTGTCAAAAGGCGGTTTTTGAAGATGCCAATATTCAAAATACATACGATTTCCTCCGTTTCAATTCCTTAGTAACTAAAGAATATAATTCTACGCAAAATGGATAGAATTTCTTAAAGAACACGCCTTGGACCCGGACCAATTGAGGTTTTATTAACATGTTTTGTATATCCAAAATCTTGGTTCCGGCTGGTCCGGGTTGGGTAACTTCGAGGTTTATAAGAAAATCGATTTTTCATGCCGGGCCTTGACTCAAGGCTTCAATGATATCCTTAAGACAAAAACGCCTGAGGCGACCGATTTTATAGCTTTTGATCTTGTCCTTTTGAACCAGTCGGGTTAACAGGCTTTGGCTGATCTGCATCATCCGGCAGACTTGAAGCGGTTTGAGCATCATCAGGTTATGGTCCGGGTCGAGATGGAAATTAAACACAACAGAACCATCCTTCTCTTGGTGCAAGTTTAAGTTCAAAGTTTTGGGTGTTTCCGATCCCAGGAAGGGGAGGATTCCTCCTGATCGGATAATCCGGCTTTGCCAGGGAGTTAAATGCAAGGAAAGGACCGGCTCTTTTTTTGAATTAATTTCCTGGGAGGGACTGAACTTATTATTTCGGGAAACGGGCTCTTCCTCCGGGATAGGCAAGGGGGAGGGAAAAGGAACCCGAAGGCCTTGCTTTCTTCTTTTGACGATGCAAAATTTTTCCATGTTCCTCCAAAGGTACAGAGTAAGATCGCTGATCGTTGCCGGAGAACCAGTGCAGGAACAGAGGGCGACCGGTCTTATCTCAAAGCCGACCAGATGGACGGATTAAATTAACCATGGAAAATTGCAAGATAAGTGCCAGCCCAACCCCGATTAATTTAAATTTTTATTCCATGATTCCGACCCCTTACAAGGGGAAACGTTTTGGCATTCTCATGCCGTCCCTGGCGAAACAAAAAATGTCAAAATATAGCAAAAATTGTCGGAAATCATTACTCCTGAGTTCAAGAGGGGTGGCTGAGCGGGGATGCTATGAGGGTTCCTGGGCCTTTTTCTTTATCTCTCCCTGGAGGGAGACTATTTCTCTAACGAGTTTTGCCGGGCGGTATTTTTCTTTTTGGCGGAGGGATTTGGAGGGGCAGCTTTCCACACAGACGCCGCAATAGACACAAGCAAAAGGGTCGTAAACCCAGGTGGCCTTTTTCCGATCGACCTTGATACATTGGGAAGGGCATTTCACGGCGCAGATGGTGCAGAAGGTACATTCTTCCGCTACATTGAAGATTTCTCCCCGGACCCTTTCAAAAGGCTTCCGTTCCATCATGGGGTAGAGCCGTGTCGACTTGGTGGTAAAAAGATTCTCGATGATATTCGGGGTCATTCTAAACATGGCTTTTTGTCCTCCACCATACAGGAATTTCTTTATTTAATTCCATGGTTCTCCAACCTGAATTCTGACTCCTGGATTCTGGATTCCCAAGGTTTTTCATCTCTCCGTACAACTGACACAAGGATCGATCGACAAGACAATCATCGGGACATCTGAAAGGTGCATTCCCGGGAGCATAACGACCAGGGCCGGAAGGTTGGCAAAGGTGGGGGTCCTGATCCGGAGACGGTCCAGGAATTTTTCCCCTTTCCCCTTCAGGTAATAAACCAATTCTCCCCGGGGCTGTTCCACCCGGGTAACCATTTCCCCTTCCGGTTTCTCTTTCACCTTGACCGACAACTCCCCTTCCGGGACTTTCGGAATGGCCTGGCGGATGAGATCAATGGATTGATGGACTTCACGAAGGCGGACCTTCAGCCGGGCATAACCGTCCCCATCCCTTTCCACAACAGGCTGAAAATCAAGTTCATCGAAGGCGGCATATTTGAGGAGCCTCATGTCCTGGGCAATACCGCTGGCCCGGGCCGTGGGACCGACCAGTCCCAGTTCATAGGCCTGGTTTTGGTTGACGATTCCTTTTCCCACGGTGCGTTTTTTTACCGTGTAGTCATTGAGCAGGGTATTTTCCAGGGCCTTAAGTTCCCTTTCCACTTCGGTAAGGCCGGATTTGATCCATTGCATCTGCTCGGGCTCCAGATCCCTTCTGACTCCGCCGATAACATTGACCGAGATGATAATCCTGTTTCCGGCCGTTGCCTCATGGATATCCAGGATTTTTTCCCGGATCTTCCATAGTTGCATGAAAAGGCTTTCAAAACCAAAACTATCGGCAAAGAGGCCCAGCCAGAGGAGATGGCTGTGTATCCGGTGGAGTTCCGACCAGATGACCCGCAGGAATCTGGCCCGGCGGGGCACTTCCAGGCCGAGCATCTCTTCAATGCCCTGGCAAAAGCACATGGCATGGATCATAGAGCAGATCCCGCAGACCCGCTCCACCACCTGGACCATCTGATGCATATCCCGGATGGCTACCAACTTTTCCAATCCCCGGTGGACAAACCCGAAGGCAGGAACGACCTCCCGGATCACCTCGTCTTCAACGGTAAGCTTCAGATGGACCGGTTCGGGCAGAACCGGATGCTGGGGGCCGAAAGGTATAATGGTTTTAGGCATGGTCAATCCTGATAAAATAAAGGCGCAAGGCTCAAGGCGCAAGGCGCAGGGTGCAGGGTGCAAGGTGCAGGGCGTGAGGTGTGAGGGGTAAGGTGTAAATATTTTTCCTTGAGCCTTGAGCCTTGCGCCTTGAACCGGTCCTTTTTCACTTTTTTATTTCCCCCACTGCATAGGTGCATAAAGGGGCTTCCCTGACCTCCTCTTCAAGATAGAAGGTCCGATGGTAGTCAATGGGCAGGCCTTCAAAGCGCAGTCCAAAAAGGTCCTGGATTTCGTTTTCCACCAGGAAGGCCGCCAGATAGACCGGGGTTATGCTGGGGATGGGTTGATCCCGCGGTACGGTCAATCGCAGGTGGGTCATCTGATAGTTCCGATCAAAATGATACAGGATGTCCACCATGGCCTCATCATTTTCTACACAGGACAATGTCACAAAGCGATAGCCTTCGGCCTTGATCCTGGCCGTTTCCCCGACTACCTGCTCGGGAGTAATCGATACAATTGGATCTTGCATT
This Deltaproteobacteria bacterium DNA region includes the following protein-coding sequences:
- a CDS encoding tetratricopeptide repeat protein, with translation MNQLALKRTNSLKGRRSNRGDYKTLFNSGSDFLQQGNHQEALSCFLEAARLRPDHEETCHSLGQVYEQMGRFGTAKQMYRLVLEIDPGNIEALIRTAHILEREGDYHQAVRVYQKAIEINPQAVAPRFGLAQLYQQYDMFDEAKEAYETLLEKEPSHPVARFNLGRLLFQLGEYPEAAGLW
- a CDS encoding AAA family ATPase; this translates as MYFEYWHLQKPPFDNVPDPSMYAECHTSMENAIAETLFAIEEGNECLAVIIGDVGLGKTLSLRIIIDNLSPEKYQMALITNPSISFIQLLNEIIGQLTESPCNEKKKAGLLELFNKLLFQTADAGKKIVLLIDEANAITPANLESLRLLTNMQDDRRNLFTLVLAGQIELARRLEDPKRANLFQRIGTYSRIEKIASIEQLRTYVETRLRLAGATGSIFTEDTYPLFWKYSDQGVPRLINKIAKLSLKAGETHGLEQIDGQVVYQVGRQFEKITLTAAPRGKSKKKNEDGLKIDERENISLPVGLEKIEEIVCPESGQGLKSNPEDESAGSIPEDLKSTEIPDESSGQLYLPEVAESSPPAPERIFEEIQVGNFKIRLHLPPQLFEQALSASREDRLKMAGQAAFLAIKKFSQSTSSSPSDPISTWSELRSIIFKRLEPPEREMVA
- a CDS encoding helix-turn-helix domain-containing protein, which gives rise to MFNFHLDPDHNLMMLKPLQVCRMMQISQSLLTRLVQKDKIKSYKIGRLRRFCLKDIIEALSQGPA
- a CDS encoding 4Fe-4S binding protein gives rise to the protein MFRMTPNIIENLFTTKSTRLYPMMERKPFERVRGEIFNVAEECTFCTICAVKCPSQCIKVDRKKATWVYDPFACVYCGVCVESCPSKSLRQKEKYRPAKLVREIVSLQGEIKKKAQEPS
- a CDS encoding nickel-dependent hydrogenase large subunit → MPKTIIPFGPQHPVLPEPVHLKLTVEDEVIREVVPAFGFVHRGLEKLVAIRDMHQMVQVVERVCGICSMIHAMCFCQGIEEMLGLEVPRRARFLRVIWSELHRIHSHLLWLGLFADSFGFESLFMQLWKIREKILDIHEATAGNRIIISVNVIGGVRRDLEPEQMQWIKSGLTEVERELKALENTLLNDYTVKKRTVGKGIVNQNQAYELGLVGPTARASGIAQDMRLLKYAAFDELDFQPVVERDGDGYARLKVRLREVHQSIDLIRQAIPKVPEGELSVKVKEKPEGEMVTRVEQPRGELVYYLKGKGEKFLDRLRIRTPTFANLPALVVMLPGMHLSDVPMIVLSIDPCVSCTER
- a CDS encoding NADH-quinone oxidoreductase subunit C, encoding MQDPIVSITPEQVVGETARIKAEGYRFVTLSCVENDEAMVDILYHFDRNYQMTHLRLTVPRDQPIPSITPVYLAAFLVENEIQDLFGLRFEGLPIDYHRTFYLEEEVREAPLCTYAVGEIKK